The proteins below are encoded in one region of Aphelocoma coerulescens isolate FSJ_1873_10779 chromosome 4, UR_Acoe_1.0, whole genome shotgun sequence:
- the LOC138109525 gene encoding COMM domain-containing protein 9-like isoform X1 has product MAELRDGDFAALQILLKAPSKDAVRQLCQECFSSPPAALGPLAQRACPGLAVSAEEAEQLVSALHNLTRHVVYRGLTGAEDILRLFPENFHQNLKNLLTKIILENISAWRNEAQASQISLPRLVDMDWRVDIKTSSDSIVRMAVPTCLLQLKIQEDAALCGNNPVVSALTVELSKETLDTMLEGLGRIRDQLSAVANK; this is encoded by the exons ATGGCGGAGCTGCGGGACGGGGACTTCGCGGCGCTGCAGATCCTGCTGAag GCGCCGTCCAAGGACGCCGTgcggcagctgtgccaggagtgCTTCTCCAGCCCGCCCGCCGCGCTCGGCCCGCTGGCGCAGCGCGCCTGCCCCGGGCTCGCCGTCAGCGCCGAGGAAGCGGAGCAG CTGGTGTCTGCTTTGCACAACCTCACCCGGCACGTGGTGTACCGCGGCTTGACCGGGGCAGAAGACATCCTCCGTCTTTTCCCAGAAAACTTCCACCAAAATCTGAAAAACCTCTTGACTAAGATAATCTTGGAGAATAT CTCTGCTTGGAGGAATGAAGCACAAGCAAGTCAGA TCTCCCTGCCTCGGCTCGTGGACATGGACTGGAGGGTGGACATCAAGACATCTTCAGACAGCATCGTAAGAATGGCAGTCCCTACCTGCCTGCTGCAGTTAAAG ATTCAGGAAGATGCTGCCTTATGTGGAAATAATCCTGTTGTTTCTGCACTGACTGTGGAACTGAGCAAAGAAACCCTGGACACTATGTTAGAAGGTCTGGGAAGGATTCGGGACCAACTTTCTGCCGTTGCAAACAAATGA
- the LOC138109525 gene encoding COMM domain-containing protein 9-like isoform X2, with the protein MAELRDGDFAALQILLKLVSALHNLTRHVVYRGLTGAEDILRLFPENFHQNLKNLLTKIILENISAWRNEAQASQISLPRLVDMDWRVDIKTSSDSIVRMAVPTCLLQLKIQEDAALCGNNPVVSALTVELSKETLDTMLEGLGRIRDQLSAVANK; encoded by the exons ATGGCGGAGCTGCGGGACGGGGACTTCGCGGCGCTGCAGATCCTGCTGAag CTGGTGTCTGCTTTGCACAACCTCACCCGGCACGTGGTGTACCGCGGCTTGACCGGGGCAGAAGACATCCTCCGTCTTTTCCCAGAAAACTTCCACCAAAATCTGAAAAACCTCTTGACTAAGATAATCTTGGAGAATAT CTCTGCTTGGAGGAATGAAGCACAAGCAAGTCAGA TCTCCCTGCCTCGGCTCGTGGACATGGACTGGAGGGTGGACATCAAGACATCTTCAGACAGCATCGTAAGAATGGCAGTCCCTACCTGCCTGCTGCAGTTAAAG ATTCAGGAAGATGCTGCCTTATGTGGAAATAATCCTGTTGTTTCTGCACTGACTGTGGAACTGAGCAAAGAAACCCTGGACACTATGTTAGAAGGTCTGGGAAGGATTCGGGACCAACTTTCTGCCGTTGCAAACAAATGA